One Ezakiella massiliensis genomic window, GAGACAAAATAAATTTGCCATCCTTGTCAAGCTTGATGTCCCCTCCGTCATAATTTTCTATTATACGCGGATTGACATTCTCCCCAGTCATATCTGGAGCTGTGTCCATGTGTGAAATCAAACCAATAGCTGGCAGGCCATCAGTATTCTTTGGAAGTTTTGAATATACATAGCATTTATCATCAACCCTTGCCTCCAGACCAAAACTCTTTAGCTCTTCGACCAAAACATTGGCCAGATCAAATTGCCTCTTTGTACTTGGGACAGTTTCACTAGCCTCGTCTGATGTTGTGTAAATCTTTGCATACTTGATTAAACGTTCAACAACTTGTTTTTGTAAATCCATTTTAAATTCCTCCTAAATATTTTTATAAAAACACTTGCAATTTAAAAATAATCGTGCTATAATATCACCTATGAGTTAAATAACGCGTGCCATTAGCTCAGCTGGTAGAGCAATTGACTCTTAATCAATGGGCCCAGGGTTCGAGTCCCTGATGGCGCACCACTCGAAACGCTATGAAGTATCATGGCGTTTTTTTATTTCTATTTTTAACTTGCAAGGCTTAGGTCATAAACTTACAAATTTATTTTACACCATTAAAAAAGAAAGTTCAAGCAAAGATAAGTCCCTTCTATTATATAAGACAATAAGACAAAGCTTAAATTTTATTTAAAAGTCTCTTTAATCTATTGAAATAAAAGTGAGCTTTTGCTAAGATAAATACATAGAATATTATAAGACGGAGGAATTTATTATGAGAAAATTATTAATTTACTTAATTTGTGGGCTGATGACCTTAGGTGTGTTTATACCAGTGGCTTTAAAGGCGGCTGATTCAAATGAGACCACTAGCCCAGGAGAAGAGAAATTATATGGAGTCCAGTTTAAGCTTATTAAAACTAATGGATCTATGGATAATATAGGTTCCTTAAAAGATTACGTTAGCCTTTCTAATCCTGAAATGCCGACTTTAAAAGAAGATTTCTTAAACCTATTTAATTCTACTGATACAAATACATTTAATCCTAGGTTCATATGCCGCTCCTATACCTTTGGTCATGCCTTCGATATAGAATATTATACAGTTAAATTTAAAAATGGTAGAAAAATTATAGACCTATCAGATATTAAAGAACTAAAATCAGACGATCTCAATCCAAATGCTCCAAATTTATTAATATGGGTGCATGCGAAAATTAAAAATGGATATAAGGTTTATTTTGATTTCAAAAATGGTGAAGAAGGTTTTACAACAGAAACAGCGTTTGCTAGTAAGGTTAAAGAATCTCCAAAAGTTCCAACAAGAGAAGGATATAAATTCTTAGGCTGGTATGACGGCGATAAAATCTTTAGAATAGAAAAAGATTTTATATACGAAGATACTACTTTAACCGCCAAGTGGGAAAAGGAAAATTTTGATAAGTATAAAGTATCCTTCGTGCTTGAAGGAAGTAATATTCCAAGTCAAGAGGTTGAATTTGATACACAGGCGGCCGAGCCAAAAGTAGATCCTAAAGAAGGCTTTGAATTTGACGGTTGGTACACTGATTCTGAATTTAAGAATAAATTTGATTTTTCAAGTCCTGTAAAGTCTGACATGATCTTGTATGCAAGATGGTCGAAGAAAAAATACACTGTATCTTTCATGCTTGAAGGAAGTGATATTCCAAGTCAAGAGGTTGAATTTGATACAAATGCAACCGAACCAACAGTAGAAACAAAAGAATGTTTTGAATTTGATGGTTGGTACACTGATTCTGAGTTTAAAAAGAAATTTAATTTTTCAAGTCCTATTAAGTCTGACATGATCTTGTACGCAAAATGGGCGAAGAAAAAATATACTGTATCCTTTATGCTTGAAGGAGAAAACATTCCAAATCAAGAGGTTAAATTAGATTCACAAGCAACCGAACCAACAGTAGAAGTAAAAGAAGGTTTTGAATTTGATGGTTGGTACACTGATTCTGAATTTAAAAAGAAATTTGATTTTTCAAGCCCTATAAAAAAAGACCTCATATTATATGCAAGATGGATTGAAATAGAAGAAGAAAATCCAAATCCAGACGAAAAAGATCCAGACGATGACAAAGACCCAGATGAAAATCCAGACGAAACTGAAGAGCCTGGCAAAAATCCTGACGAAAAGGAAGAACCTGGTGAAACTGAAGAACCTGGCGATGATGAAAAAGAAAAACCAGATGAAGATAAAAAGCCAGACGACAATGAAGAATCTGACAATCAAAAGAATCCAGATATAAACGACAAGCCAAATAAAAATGACAGGCCTTCATACGATTATTATGACTACTATGATTACTACTGGCATCCAAATTACGACTATCTAAAGCCAAATAAAAATAATCCTTCTGATATTGCAAATAATAAATATGACAATAAAGGTAACAAGGCTGAAGAAAAAACAAAGGATGAAAATAAAGAAGAAATAATTGAAGAAAAAGTCACAATACCAGAGGCCATTTTAAATTCATATTTTTCTGACATAGGTGATCTGCCTGGCGACTACCAAGAGGCCATCATTGACCTGGCCAACAGGTCTGTGCTTATAGGAACGGGCAAAAATAATTTTGATCCACATACAAGTATCTCTCGTGCTATGGTAGCTCAAGTTCTCTATAGACTTGCAAATGACAAGGCTTATGTAAATCCATCCGACTTTACGGATTCCGCTCCGACAAATTGGTTTTACACTGCTGTTAATTGGGCCAATGAAAAAGGCCTAGTTGAAGGTTTTAAAGATAAGACCTTTAGGCCAAATAAATCTATTACAAACGAAGAACTGGCTGTAATCCTCGCAAGGGCAATTGAAAAATTAGAATTAAAAACCACTAAGATAAATTCAATCGACAAGGGCGATTACAAATTCCTGGGCGATTACAAATTCCTGGCCGATTGGAATAGAGACGGCATTATCAAAATGCTTGAACTCAATCTCATGGATTTTACCTTTGAAAACAATCAAGTTGTAGTAAAAGAAATCTCCAGGGCTGAGTTTGCAAATATAATTTATAAATTAATAAATTCCCTTAATTAATATCACAAGAGCTCCAAGAAAAAATCTTGGAGCTTTTTTATTTGAAAAATTTACTGTAACTTGCATTTTAATTTCAAATATGCTAAGATAAATGCAGTTGGAGTTCGTTATTTCAATATTAATTATATATTAAGGAGGATAAAATGGGATTTGGAGTTAAAATCAGAAAATTAAGAGAAGCCAAGGGTTGGACCCAGCAAGAGTTGGGCGATATGATCGGCATGAGCACGCGGACTATATGTGCCTATGAAAACGAAAACATCAGACCCCGCAAACGCGAAACCTACAATCAGCTAAGCGAGCTTTTTGATGTAAATGTAAACTACTTGCTCACAGACGAAGAGTCCTTTATTTTTCAAGCCCACAACGATTTTGGCAAGATTGGCATGCAAGAGGCAACCGAACTTATAAACGGAGTTATCGGACTCTTTGCAGGCGGAGACTTGACCTTAGAAGATAAAAAAGCCGTCCTTGACACCATTGAAGAAGCCTATTACGATGCCAAGCACAGGGAAACTGAACGCAAAAAGAAAGAAGGCAAACTCTAATTGGCCAGAAAAATTTATGAGGATGTAAATGATCTAATTGAATTTCACGAGACCCGCGATCCGCAGACCATTTTAGAAGAGCGCGGCGTTTATGTAAAGGCCTTTAGCGAGGACACCAAGCTTCTTGGCATGTTTAAAATTATCCTGGGGGACAAATACGTCTTTTACAATAAAAAGTTGGACGACAACCACCTCAGAATGATGTTTGCCCACGAGCTCGGCCACGAATACTATCACAGCGACGACGATTTAAATGCCGAGCAGATTTTTACTTTTAGAAATGCCCAAGAGGTAGAGGCCAATATTTTTGCTGCCCACCTTTTGCTTGCCGACCAAGATATTTTAGATTATCTAAAAGAAGGCAAAAGTATTAGCGAGATGGCAAGTTTGGAGTGCGTGGACGAAAATCTTTTGATTATAAAATTAAAAGAACTCATGAAGATGAAGATAATTCCTCAAATGGACTTGTCATCCAACAATGA contains:
- a CDS encoding InlB B-repeat-containing protein, coding for MRKLLIYLICGLMTLGVFIPVALKAADSNETTSPGEEKLYGVQFKLIKTNGSMDNIGSLKDYVSLSNPEMPTLKEDFLNLFNSTDTNTFNPRFICRSYTFGHAFDIEYYTVKFKNGRKIIDLSDIKELKSDDLNPNAPNLLIWVHAKIKNGYKVYFDFKNGEEGFTTETAFASKVKESPKVPTREGYKFLGWYDGDKIFRIEKDFIYEDTTLTAKWEKENFDKYKVSFVLEGSNIPSQEVEFDTQAAEPKVDPKEGFEFDGWYTDSEFKNKFDFSSPVKSDMILYARWSKKKYTVSFMLEGSDIPSQEVEFDTNATEPTVETKECFEFDGWYTDSEFKKKFNFSSPIKSDMILYAKWAKKKYTVSFMLEGENIPNQEVKLDSQATEPTVEVKEGFEFDGWYTDSEFKKKFDFSSPIKKDLILYARWIEIEEENPNPDEKDPDDDKDPDENPDETEEPGKNPDEKEEPGETEEPGDDEKEKPDEDKKPDDNEESDNQKNPDINDKPNKNDRPSYDYYDYYDYYWHPNYDYLKPNKNNPSDIANNKYDNKGNKAEEKTKDENKEEIIEEKVTIPEAILNSYFSDIGDLPGDYQEAIIDLANRSVLIGTGKNNFDPHTSISRAMVAQVLYRLANDKAYVNPSDFTDSAPTNWFYTAVNWANEKGLVEGFKDKTFRPNKSITNEELAVILARAIEKLELKTTKINSIDKGDYKFLGDYKFLADWNRDGIIKMLELNLMDFTFENNQVVVKEISRAEFANIIYKLINSLN
- a CDS encoding helix-turn-helix domain-containing protein, producing MGFGVKIRKLREAKGWTQQELGDMIGMSTRTICAYENENIRPRKRETYNQLSELFDVNVNYLLTDEESFIFQAHNDFGKIGMQEATELINGVIGLFAGGDLTLEDKKAVLDTIEEAYYDAKHRETERKKKEGKL
- a CDS encoding ImmA/IrrE family metallo-endopeptidase; its protein translation is MARKIYEDVNDLIEFHETRDPQTILEERGVYVKAFSEDTKLLGMFKIILGDKYVFYNKKLDDNHLRMMFAHELGHEYYHSDDDLNAEQIFTFRNAQEVEANIFAAHLLLADQDILDYLKEGKSISEMASLECVDENLLIIKLKELMKMKIIPQMDLSSNNEFFRNIDGKKAQNWASEFSDDYYIDD